In Panicum virgatum strain AP13 chromosome 5K, P.virgatum_v5, whole genome shotgun sequence, the genomic window ACGGCGCAGATATGCCACAGGATGAAGTGAGCGGGCCTAACAAGCCCTGGAAAGTCCCCGGGGCCCCCTCTGCGTAGCGATGCGCCCACGGAGACGTGGACGGGCCGGCTCTCCCCGCCGCCTTCTGTGGTGGGGGGCTGAGACGTGTGTGGAGCCAAGGGAGCCGGCTCTGGGTCAAATGGCCGAAATTGTCTCACAGTTATTCACTTGGTCCATGATGACTGGACTAACAGAACGGGGCTTACACTCCTGTGGCATACTTTTTTATTTCCTTTCCAATTTGTTTCCAAAGttaatttataaaactaactccagaaCCTGCGttataaactctgaagaatTTAATGAAGCTTTTAATTGCGTAATTAGAGAataattactgtagcaccattgtaatcaattattaattaattaccgtcattagattcctcgcaaaaaattatactcatctctaaaaaatttttgaataaactttatttaacaCTTCATGCATGCGCGCGGCGGTGTCGGTGTCGACGTGTCGTATTACGGCCCCGTTTGGCACGGCTCACGCCGGCTCCGGCTTCACTGTGCAAACACTGTAGCTCTACTGTAGCGGCACTATTCACCGAAGCGGCTCTGCCTCCCTTCTCTCACTGGCACGAATACTGTTCATAGAAGCTGCCTAAGCCAGGTTTGGGTGGCTCACCCGGCTCCGCGCTACAGTAGTGCTACAGTGCTGAAGCCGGAGCCGCCGTGAGCCGTGCCAAACGGGCCCTACATGCCAGCCGAGAGAATGTGCGGCCAAGGCAGGCAGGTCTCTGCGCTCTCAGCTCTCGTCGTATCGCAAATCGCCCGTCGGGTCGTCAGACTGGGCAGCTGACCAGTCTGCGAGCGTACGCAAAGGGGAATTAATTcatcgcatgcatgcatgctggttttaatttgttgttgaTTTCATTCATTCAACAGTAGTGAACATTTATTACATATTCAGGCATGCATCGCATGCTGCGctgtaataataatataatgaaGCCAAATGATGGATTAGTAGGCCTTGGCGGTGACCATGGCGATGCCGCGGAACCTGGCGACGGCGCAGTCGGTGGCGAAGATGTCGGAGGACACGTACTTGGGCGCGCCGCCCATGACGGGCATGCTGGCGCTCACGCTCAGCTGGTTGACGTAGTCGGAGCGGTAGGTCTGGCCCAGGACGCCGTGCACGTCGTCGGTGAGGTCGTACAACTTGAAGCCCAGGTCCAGGTGCGCCAGGCTGTCGTCCTCGGTGACGCCGTAGTTGTGGACGCGGGACTCCTCCTCCGTGATGGGCACCACGCTGGCCATCATGTCCAGCACCCCGGCGAGCTGCACCCGCACGCCGTTGGCCGCGGTGGTCCTCGTCACCGACAGCCCCGGCACGGCCGCCGACTCCCAGCGCGCGCCGGCCTCGGCGGGGATGCTGACGGGCTCGTCGTCCAGGGCCAGCTCCAGGCGGTCGACGTCGCTGCTCCACTTGGCCGTCTTCTGGGCGCCCAGGTAGAGGCGGTGGTGGGCGAAGCGGATGCCCAGCGCCTGGATCCAGGTGAAGTCGCGCCTCATGCTCGGGTTGCGCTTGCCGATGAAGTGGGCGTTGATGTGCAGGTTGGCGTCGGAGAGGACGCAGAAGTCCTGGTCCTTCTTGCCGTGGAAGTAGAAGTtgttgccgtcgccgccggtgaaGCGGGGGTCGCCGCAGGACACGCCGGGGTAGAAGTCGCACACTGCCGCGGCGGTGAATTATttgaatcatgcatgcatgtcgaATATAGTATATcaaaagaggaggaggaagaagaagatataTAATATAATTAAGCAAGCACGTACTGCAGAAGGTCTTGCATCCTGGGCAGAGGACGATGCACTGGTTGGGGCAG contains:
- the LOC120710847 gene encoding uncharacterized protein LOC120710847, with protein sequence MAARRRSYLGAAVAALVVAAAASVAAQQLTLPQPLPSNYHIITPGKFKRDQQLACGDPNGNKPSCNAKCDRRCPNQCIVLCPGCKTFCMCDFYPGVSCGDPRFTGGDGNNFYFHGKKDQDFCVLSDANLHINAHFIGKRNPSMRRDFTWIQALGIRFAHHRLYLGAQKTAKWSSDVDRLELALDDEPVSIPAEAGARWESAAVPGLSVTRTTAANGVRVQLAGVLDMMASVVPITEEESRVHNYGVTEDDSLAHLDLGFKLYDLTDDVHGVLGQTYRSDYVNQLSVSASMPVMGGAPKYVSSDIFATDCAVARFRGIAMVTAKAY